One Bacillus amyloliquefaciens DSM 7 = ATCC 23350 DNA window includes the following coding sequences:
- the ptsP gene encoding phosphoenolpyruvate--protein phosphotransferase: MQELKGIGASAGIAIAKAYRLEEPDLTVEKKNIADAAAEVSRFDEAIVRSKEELEKIKEHALKELGQDKADIFSAHLLVLSDPELLNPVKEKISTDSVNAEFALKETASMFVTMFESMDNEYMKERAADIRDVTKRVTGHLLGVEIPNPSMISEEVVIVAEDLTPSDTAQLNRQFVKGFTTDIGGRTSHSAIMARSLEIPAVVGTKAATGTIENGVTVIVDGIDGDVIIDPSSETLKKYEEKHSAYLAQKAEWAKLVNEPTVSKDGHHVELAANIGTPDDVKGVLENGGEAVGLYRTEFLYMGRDQLPTEDEQFDAYKTVLERMEGKSVVVRTLDIGGDKELPYLQLPKEMNPFLGYRAIRLCLEEQEIFRTQLRALLRASTYGNLKIMFPMIATVNEFKQAKAILLEEKEKLVKAGVTVSDDIEVGMMVEIPSTAVIADQFATEVDFFSIGTNDLIQYTMAADRMNERVAYLYQPYNPAILRLITLVIEAAHKEGKWVGMCGEMAGDEIAIPILLGLGLDEFSMSATSILPARTQISKLSKKEAESFKETILSMSTTEEVVAFVKETFNK; the protein is encoded by the coding sequence ATGCAAGAATTAAAAGGAATAGGCGCTTCAGCCGGAATTGCGATTGCAAAAGCATATCGGCTTGAAGAGCCGGACTTAACGGTTGAAAAGAAAAACATTGCTGATGCTGCGGCTGAAGTAAGCCGTTTTGATGAAGCGATTGTACGTTCTAAAGAAGAGCTTGAGAAAATTAAAGAGCATGCTTTAAAAGAACTGGGACAAGACAAAGCTGACATTTTCTCCGCGCACCTTTTAGTTCTGAGTGATCCTGAGCTGCTAAATCCGGTAAAGGAGAAAATCAGCACAGATTCAGTCAATGCTGAATTCGCTTTGAAGGAAACAGCTTCCATGTTCGTTACCATGTTTGAATCAATGGATAACGAATACATGAAAGAGCGTGCGGCGGATATCCGTGACGTAACAAAACGTGTGACGGGGCACCTGCTGGGCGTGGAAATCCCGAACCCGAGCATGATCTCAGAAGAGGTTGTCATCGTGGCTGAAGATTTGACACCGTCTGATACGGCGCAATTAAACCGTCAATTTGTAAAAGGTTTCACAACCGATATCGGCGGACGTACTTCACACTCCGCAATCATGGCCCGTTCGCTTGAAATTCCGGCTGTTGTCGGCACAAAAGCGGCTACAGGCACAATTGAAAACGGTGTTACGGTAATCGTAGACGGCATCGATGGTGATGTTATCATCGATCCTTCCAGTGAAACGTTAAAGAAATATGAAGAAAAACACAGTGCTTATCTGGCGCAAAAAGCTGAGTGGGCAAAGCTTGTCAATGAACCGACTGTTTCAAAAGACGGCCATCATGTAGAGCTTGCCGCAAACATCGGCACCCCTGATGATGTAAAAGGCGTTCTTGAAAACGGTGGAGAAGCTGTAGGGCTTTACCGTACGGAATTCCTATACATGGGACGCGACCAGCTTCCGACAGAAGACGAGCAATTTGACGCTTATAAAACGGTTCTTGAGCGTATGGAAGGAAAATCAGTTGTCGTCCGGACATTGGATATCGGCGGCGACAAAGAGCTTCCTTACCTTCAGCTTCCTAAAGAAATGAACCCGTTCTTGGGCTACAGAGCCATCCGCCTTTGCCTTGAAGAGCAAGAAATCTTCAGAACTCAGCTGCGTGCGCTGCTTCGTGCAAGTACATACGGAAACTTAAAAATCATGTTCCCGATGATTGCGACAGTAAACGAGTTTAAACAGGCGAAAGCGATTCTTCTTGAAGAAAAAGAAAAACTCGTCAAAGCCGGCGTAACGGTTTCTGACGATATTGAAGTCGGTATGATGGTAGAGATTCCGTCTACAGCCGTTATCGCAGATCAGTTTGCCACAGAAGTTGACTTCTTCAGTATCGGAACAAATGACTTGATCCAATACACGATGGCTGCTGACCGTATGAACGAGCGTGTGGCTTATCTGTATCAGCCATACAACCCGGCGATTCTCCGTCTTATCACCCTTGTCATTGAAGCCGCTCACAAAGAGGGCAAATGGGTCGGCATGTGCGGAGAAATGGCAGGAGACGAAATTGCGATTCCGATTCTTCTCGGCTTAGGCTTAGATGAGTTCTCAATGAGCGCTACATCCATCCTTCCGGCAAGAACGCAGATCAGCAAGCTTTCTAAAAAAGAAGCTGAATCATTCAAAGAAACAATCTTGTCTATGAGCACGACAGAAGAGGTTGTCGCATTCGTTAAAGAAACATTCAATAAGTAA
- a CDS encoding heavy metal translocating P-type ATPase, with protein MNEQVMSQAHSQQQIQEERSGKKWLQHAELIAALVSGALILAAWFFTETKGLSVTLYILAFLIGGFAKAKEGIEDTLETKTLNVELLMIFAAVGSALIGYWAEGAVLIFIFSLSGALETYTMNKSSRDLTSLMKLEPEEATLIADGQEKRVPAAELKIGDMIVIKPGERVAADGIIESGVTSLDESALTGEAMPAEKTPGDSVFTGTVNGNGSLTVRVTKTNEQSLFRKIIRLVESAQNSVSPAQAFIERFESVYVKGVLLAVALLLFVPHFALGWSWSETFYRAMVFMVVASPCALVASIMPAALSLISNGARNGLLVKGSVFLEQLGSVRMIAFDKTGTVTKGQPAVAVFQAAEHVNEDEIMQAVYAIEKQSSHPLAKAIAEFAESRGAAPAGHTLIDETSGFGVQADIEGVKWMIGKAGFAGEEAADAFLKTSGKELKGKGFTLVFVKKDDRIAGCFALKDQIRPEAKAVMAELKSLGIKTAMLTGDQPETAAAIAKEAGMTTVVADCLPDQKAEEVKKLKETYGTIAMVGDGINNAPALKTADVGIAMGGGTDVALETADLVLMKNDLYKLVKMCRLSRKMNRIIKQNIVFSLSVICLLICANFLQVMELPFGVIGHEGSTILVILNGLRLLK; from the coding sequence ATGAATGAACAAGTGATGTCTCAAGCCCATTCACAACAGCAGATACAAGAAGAACGGTCCGGAAAAAAGTGGCTCCAGCATGCGGAGCTCATCGCGGCTCTCGTATCCGGCGCCCTCATTCTTGCGGCCTGGTTTTTCACCGAAACAAAAGGCCTGTCCGTCACTTTGTATATCCTTGCCTTCCTGATCGGCGGATTTGCAAAAGCGAAAGAGGGCATCGAGGATACACTGGAAACGAAGACGTTAAATGTTGAACTGCTGATGATTTTTGCCGCTGTCGGTTCTGCCCTTATCGGTTATTGGGCGGAGGGCGCCGTCCTTATTTTTATTTTTTCGTTAAGCGGCGCGCTCGAAACATATACGATGAATAAGAGCAGCCGTGATTTAACCTCCCTGATGAAACTGGAGCCGGAGGAAGCGACCTTGATTGCGGATGGACAGGAAAAGCGGGTGCCGGCCGCTGAACTGAAGATCGGAGACATGATCGTCATTAAGCCGGGCGAACGGGTAGCGGCCGACGGGATTATTGAGTCAGGCGTGACGAGCCTTGATGAATCGGCGCTGACGGGTGAAGCGATGCCGGCGGAAAAAACACCCGGAGATTCTGTGTTTACAGGAACGGTAAACGGAAACGGCTCCTTAACAGTCCGTGTTACGAAAACAAATGAACAGTCCTTATTCAGAAAAATTATCAGACTGGTGGAATCGGCTCAAAACAGTGTGTCACCGGCCCAGGCGTTTATTGAGCGATTCGAAAGTGTCTATGTCAAAGGCGTGCTTTTAGCCGTGGCTTTGCTTTTATTTGTTCCTCATTTTGCATTAGGATGGAGCTGGAGTGAAACCTTTTACCGGGCGATGGTGTTTATGGTGGTCGCCTCGCCGTGCGCACTTGTCGCTTCCATCATGCCCGCTGCGCTTTCCCTTATTTCAAATGGGGCCCGCAACGGATTATTGGTCAAAGGAAGTGTATTTTTAGAGCAGCTGGGAAGCGTTCGGATGATTGCGTTTGACAAAACCGGCACGGTAACGAAAGGACAGCCGGCAGTCGCGGTTTTCCAAGCGGCAGAACATGTGAATGAAGATGAGATCATGCAAGCGGTGTATGCGATTGAAAAGCAATCAAGCCACCCGCTTGCAAAAGCGATAGCTGAATTTGCCGAAAGCCGAGGCGCCGCGCCCGCAGGCCATACTTTAATTGACGAGACGTCCGGATTCGGTGTTCAGGCTGATATAGAAGGAGTTAAATGGATGATCGGAAAAGCGGGATTTGCAGGCGAAGAGGCGGCAGACGCTTTTTTGAAAACATCGGGAAAAGAGTTAAAAGGGAAAGGCTTTACGCTTGTTTTCGTTAAGAAAGATGACCGGATAGCAGGCTGCTTTGCTTTAAAGGATCAAATCCGCCCTGAAGCCAAAGCGGTGATGGCTGAACTTAAATCACTGGGCATTAAAACCGCCATGCTCACAGGCGATCAGCCTGAAACAGCGGCTGCCATTGCAAAAGAAGCGGGCATGACGACGGTTGTTGCAGATTGTCTGCCCGACCAAAAGGCGGAAGAAGTGAAGAAGCTGAAAGAAACGTACGGTACAATCGCCATGGTGGGGGACGGCATTAATAACGCGCCCGCTCTGAAAACCGCTGACGTCGGTATTGCGATGGGCGGAGGGACGGACGTGGCTTTAGAAACCGCTGACTTGGTCCTCATGAAAAATGACCTTTATAAGCTTGTGAAAATGTGCAGACTCTCACGGAAAATGAACCGGATTATTAAGCAGAATATTGTTTTCTCGCTTTCGGTCATCTGCCTGCTGATCTGCGCCAACTTTCTGCAGGTGATGGAACTGCCGTTTGGTGTGATCGGTCATGAAGGAAGCACGATTCTGGTCATACTGAACGGACTGAGATTATTAAAATAA
- the splB gene encoding spore photoproduct lyase, translated as MLKPFVPQLVYIEPRALEYPLGQELKSKFENMGLEIRETTSHNQVRNIPGKNHLQQYRNAKSTLVIGVRKTLKFDSSKPSAEYAIPFATGCMGHCHYCYLQTTMGSKPYIRTYVNVEEILDQADEYMKERAPEFTRFEASCTSDIVGIDHLTHTLKRAIEHFGQSELGKLRFVTKFHHVDHLLDAKHNGKTRFRFSINADYVIKNFEPGTSPLDKRIEAAVKVAKAGYPLGFIVAPIYIHDGWEEGYKELFEKLDAALAEDVRHDITFELIQHRFTKPAKRVIEKNYPKTKLELDEEKRRYKWGRYGIGKYIYQKDEEHALRETLETYIETYFPKAKIEYFT; from the coding sequence ATGCTGAAACCGTTTGTCCCCCAGCTTGTTTATATAGAACCGCGAGCGCTCGAATACCCGTTAGGGCAAGAGCTGAAAAGTAAGTTTGAAAACATGGGACTTGAAATCAGAGAAACGACATCGCATAATCAAGTCCGGAATATTCCGGGAAAAAACCATTTGCAGCAATATCGGAACGCAAAATCAACATTGGTGATCGGCGTCCGGAAAACATTGAAATTCGATTCTTCAAAGCCGTCCGCTGAATACGCCATTCCATTTGCGACGGGCTGTATGGGGCATTGCCACTATTGCTACCTGCAGACAACGATGGGATCAAAGCCTTACATCCGTACGTATGTCAATGTGGAAGAGATTCTGGATCAGGCTGATGAGTATATGAAAGAACGGGCTCCGGAATTTACAAGATTTGAAGCCTCTTGTACGTCTGACATCGTAGGAATCGATCATCTGACACACACATTAAAAAGGGCCATTGAACACTTCGGACAAAGTGAATTGGGAAAGCTTAGATTTGTGACCAAATTTCACCATGTCGATCATTTGCTTGATGCGAAGCATAACGGAAAGACAAGGTTCAGATTCAGCATCAATGCGGATTATGTCATTAAAAATTTTGAACCGGGAACATCTCCGCTCGACAAACGGATTGAAGCCGCCGTCAAAGTCGCTAAAGCGGGCTATCCGCTCGGTTTCATCGTGGCGCCGATTTATATTCATGATGGCTGGGAAGAGGGCTATAAGGAACTGTTTGAGAAGCTTGACGCGGCACTTGCTGAAGATGTTCGGCATGACATTACATTCGAACTGATTCAGCACCGATTCACAAAACCGGCCAAACGGGTGATCGAGAAGAACTATCCGAAAACAAAGCTTGAGCTGGATGAAGAAAAGCGAAGGTACAAATGGGGACGCTACGGAATCGGCAAGTATATATATCAAAAGGACGAAGAACATGCCTTAAGGGAAACGCTCGAGACTTATATCGAAACTTATTTTCCGAAAGCGAAAATCGAATATTTTACGTAA
- a CDS encoding phosphocarrier protein HPr codes for MAQKTFKVTADSGIHARPATVLVQTASKYDADVNLEYNGKTVNLKSIMGVMSLGIAKGAEITISASGADENDALNALEETMKSEGLGE; via the coding sequence ATGGCACAAAAAACATTTAAAGTAACAGCAGATTCCGGAATCCACGCTCGTCCTGCGACAGTTCTTGTACAGACTGCAAGCAAATATGATGCTGACGTAAACTTAGAATATAACGGTAAAACAGTAAACCTTAAGTCTATCATGGGCGTTATGTCTCTAGGTATCGCTAAAGGCGCTGAAATCACAATTTCCGCTTCAGGCGCTGACGAAAACGATGCTCTTAACGCTTTAGAAGAAACAATGAAAAGCGAAGGACTCGGCGAGTAA
- a CDS encoding transcriptional regulator SplA domain-containing protein yields MTKPFGAGDTVYVIYRNPHAANVAHIKEAEIVHHPYHEGELSLFLYETYHPLAEDDAVFSTYEEAEALYSELFDEDRYH; encoded by the coding sequence ATGACAAAACCGTTTGGGGCGGGGGATACGGTCTATGTGATTTACCGCAATCCGCATGCCGCCAATGTTGCCCATATTAAAGAAGCAGAGATCGTTCATCATCCGTATCATGAGGGAGAACTGTCTCTGTTTTTATACGAAACCTATCATCCGCTGGCCGAAGATGATGCGGTCTTTTCGACATATGAGGAAGCAGAAGCGCTTTACAGCGAACTTTTTGACGAAGACCGGTATCACTGA
- a CDS encoding M24 family metallopeptidase, whose protein sequence is MNRLERVSSWLKKEGHDAAFIHTKENVFYLTDFYTDPHERLMGLFLFQEQEPFFVCPGMEAGQARSAGWEHDIIGYGDHEDPWELIKAELARRNMRLDSIAVEKDSISLSRSEQLKHASGGAAFASAEETLNQFRLVKDEKEISILREAAKLADYGVEVGVAALKEGVSETEVLAQIEFELKKKGVQGMSFSTMVLFGEKSGQPHGNPGTDRLKKGDFVLFDLGVILDGYCSDITRTFAYQSISPKQEEIYETVLKAEQAALQLSKPGVRIGDLDLKARGIIEKAGYGDYFPHRLGHGLGISVHEYPSMSSANDTLLQEGMVYTIEPGIYVPDVGGVRIEDDVFVTKDGAETLTQYPKELTILK, encoded by the coding sequence ATGAACAGATTAGAACGTGTTTCATCTTGGCTGAAAAAAGAAGGGCATGACGCGGCGTTTATACATACAAAGGAAAACGTATTTTATTTGACTGATTTTTATACAGACCCGCATGAGCGGTTAATGGGATTATTCCTGTTCCAGGAACAGGAGCCGTTTTTCGTTTGCCCCGGAATGGAAGCCGGACAAGCCCGCAGCGCCGGGTGGGAGCATGATATTATCGGATACGGTGATCACGAAGATCCGTGGGAGCTGATAAAAGCCGAGCTTGCAAGACGAAATATGCGGCTTGATTCCATCGCGGTTGAAAAGGATTCGATCTCACTTTCCCGCTCAGAACAACTTAAGCACGCTTCAGGTGGCGCCGCATTTGCATCGGCAGAAGAAACACTCAACCAATTCCGTCTCGTCAAAGATGAGAAAGAAATCAGCATTCTGAGGGAAGCGGCAAAACTCGCGGATTACGGAGTTGAAGTCGGTGTCGCGGCGCTTAAAGAGGGTGTGAGTGAAACAGAAGTACTGGCGCAGATTGAGTTTGAGCTGAAGAAAAAAGGCGTGCAGGGCATGTCATTTTCAACAATGGTGCTGTTCGGAGAAAAATCAGGCCAGCCTCATGGAAATCCGGGTACAGACCGGTTGAAAAAAGGTGATTTCGTTCTGTTTGATCTGGGCGTTATTCTTGACGGCTACTGCTCAGACATAACGAGAACATTCGCATACCAATCAATCAGCCCGAAGCAGGAAGAGATTTACGAAACGGTGCTTAAAGCTGAACAGGCGGCGCTTCAATTAAGCAAACCCGGCGTCAGAATCGGCGATCTTGATTTAAAAGCCCGCGGCATTATTGAAAAAGCCGGATACGGGGACTATTTCCCGCACCGTCTCGGCCACGGACTCGGAATTTCAGTGCACGAATATCCATCAATGAGCAGTGCGAACGACACACTCCTTCAAGAAGGAATGGTATACACAATAGAACCCGGGATTTACGTGCCTGATGTAGGCGGCGTGCGCATTGAAGACGACGTGTTTGTCACAAAAGACGGCGCCGAAACATTAACGCAGTATCCGAAAGAATTAACGATCCTGAAATAG
- the glcT gene encoding glucose PTS transporter transcription antiterminator GlcT, which produces MTKELRIMKGSFTVEKVLNNNVLIATHDRYSEVVLIGKGIGFGKKQADVIEDKGYDKMFILKDEKEQKQFKKLLGYVDETLVDISNDVIYHIKKRTSQPLNEHIHIALTDHIAFAVKRLQQGFDIKNPFLMETETLYPEEFQIAREVVGMINEKTGICFPEGEIGFIALHIHSALTNRPLSEVNQHSQLMSRLVQVIEESFQMEVNKESVHYLRLIRHIRFTIDRIKREEQTKEPEKLMLLLKNEYPLCYNTAWKLIKILQQMLKKPVHEAEAVYLTLHLYRLTNKIS; this is translated from the coding sequence ATGACAAAGGAGCTGAGGATCATGAAGGGGTCCTTTACAGTTGAGAAGGTATTAAATAACAATGTGCTCATCGCAACACATGATAGATACAGTGAGGTCGTCTTAATCGGGAAAGGGATCGGCTTTGGAAAAAAACAAGCGGATGTCATTGAAGATAAAGGATATGACAAGATGTTCATCTTAAAGGATGAAAAAGAACAAAAACAATTTAAAAAGCTCCTCGGTTATGTGGACGAGACACTTGTCGACATCTCCAATGACGTCATTTATCATATCAAGAAGCGGACAAGCCAGCCGTTGAATGAACATATCCATATTGCGCTGACGGATCATATCGCCTTCGCGGTAAAGCGGCTGCAGCAGGGCTTTGACATTAAAAACCCGTTTCTTATGGAAACCGAAACACTTTATCCGGAAGAATTTCAAATTGCCCGTGAAGTCGTCGGCATGATTAATGAAAAGACGGGAATCTGCTTTCCGGAAGGAGAGATCGGCTTTATTGCTCTTCATATCCATTCCGCTCTTACGAATCGGCCCCTTTCAGAGGTCAACCAGCATTCACAGCTGATGTCCCGGCTCGTTCAGGTGATAGAGGAATCTTTCCAAATGGAAGTGAATAAAGAAAGCGTCCACTATTTGCGGCTGATCCGGCATATCAGATTTACCATAGACAGGATTAAGCGGGAAGAGCAGACAAAAGAACCAGAAAAGTTAATGTTATTATTGAAAAATGAATACCCGCTATGCTACAATACTGCTTGGAAACTGATAAAAATCTTGCAGCAAATGCTGAAAAAACCAGTTCATGAGGCGGAAGCGGTTTATCTCACGCTTCATCTGTACCGATTAACCAATAAAATTTCATAA
- the ptsG gene encoding glucose-specific PTS transporter subunit IIBC, translating to MFKALFGVLQKIGRALMLPVAILPAAGILLALGNAMQNKDMIQVMHFLSNDNVQLVANVMESAGQIVFDNLPLLFAVGVAIGLANGDGVAGIAAIIGYLVMNVSMSAVLMANGSIPSDKIERAKFFAENHPAYINMLGIPTLATGVFGGIIVGVLAALLFNKFYKIELPQYLGFFAGKRFVPIITSISALILGLIMLVIWPPIQHGLNSFSTGLVEANPTLAAFIFGMIERSLIPFGLHHIFYSPFWYEFFSYKDAAGDIIRGDQRIFMAQIKDGVQLTAGTFMTGKYPFMMFGLPAAALAIYHEAKPEKKKLVAGIMGSAALTSFLTGITEPLEFSFLFVAPILFAIHCVFAGLSFMVMQLLHVKIGMTFSGGLIDYFLFGILPNRTAWWLVIPVGLGFALIYYFGFRFAIRKFNLKTPGREEEAEDEGAGVSGEAGDLPYEILQAMGDQENIKHLDACITRLRVTVNDQKKVDKARLKQLGASGVLEVGNNIQAIFGPRSDGLKTQMQDIIAGRTPRPEPKVSAQEEVSQQVEEVIAEPLRNEQGEEVFASPITGEIHPITDVPDQVFSGKMMGDGFAILPEEGIVVSPVRGKVLNVFPTKHAIGLQSDGGREILIHFGIDTVSLKGEGFTSFVSEGDRVEPGQKLLEVDLEAVKPHVPSLMTPIVFTNLAEGETISLSAEGTVKREQKDIVKIGK from the coding sequence ATGTTTAAAGCATTATTCGGCGTTCTCCAGAAAATCGGCCGTGCTCTTATGCTTCCGGTTGCGATTTTACCGGCAGCGGGGATCTTGCTTGCGTTAGGAAATGCCATGCAGAACAAAGATATGATTCAAGTGATGCATTTCTTGAGCAATGATAACGTGCAGCTTGTGGCGAACGTCATGGAAAGCGCCGGCCAAATCGTATTTGACAACCTGCCGCTTCTATTTGCAGTAGGGGTAGCGATCGGTCTTGCGAATGGAGACGGCGTTGCCGGAATCGCGGCTATTATCGGATACTTGGTCATGAACGTATCCATGAGCGCCGTGCTGATGGCAAACGGCAGTATTCCGTCTGACAAAATTGAACGGGCAAAGTTTTTTGCGGAAAATCATCCGGCCTATATTAACATGCTGGGGATACCGACTTTGGCGACGGGCGTGTTCGGCGGTATTATCGTCGGGGTTCTGGCCGCGTTATTGTTCAACAAGTTTTATAAAATTGAACTTCCGCAGTATCTCGGGTTTTTTGCGGGTAAGCGGTTTGTCCCGATTATCACATCAATTTCCGCATTAATTCTCGGTCTTATTATGTTAGTGATCTGGCCTCCAATCCAGCACGGTCTGAATTCCTTCTCAACGGGACTTGTGGAAGCGAATCCAACCTTGGCAGCCTTTATTTTCGGAATGATTGAACGGTCATTAATTCCGTTCGGCCTTCATCACATTTTCTACTCGCCGTTCTGGTATGAATTTTTCAGCTATAAAGATGCGGCTGGAGACATCATCCGCGGAGATCAGCGGATTTTCATGGCTCAGATCAAAGACGGCGTACAGCTGACGGCAGGTACATTTATGACGGGGAAATATCCGTTTATGATGTTCGGCCTTCCGGCGGCAGCGCTTGCAATCTATCATGAAGCGAAGCCTGAAAAGAAAAAACTTGTAGCCGGAATCATGGGTTCTGCCGCTCTGACAAGTTTCTTAACGGGGATTACCGAGCCGCTTGAATTCTCATTCTTGTTTGTGGCTCCTATCCTGTTTGCGATTCACTGCGTATTTGCTGGACTTTCCTTTATGGTTATGCAGCTATTGCATGTAAAAATCGGTATGACTTTCTCAGGCGGTTTGATTGACTACTTCCTGTTCGGAATTCTGCCTAACCGTACGGCTTGGTGGCTGGTCATTCCAGTCGGCTTAGGATTTGCCCTCATTTACTACTTCGGTTTCAGGTTTGCGATCAGAAAGTTCAATCTGAAAACGCCGGGCCGTGAAGAAGAGGCTGAGGATGAAGGGGCAGGCGTATCAGGCGAAGCCGGCGACCTTCCTTATGAAATCCTGCAGGCAATGGGTGATCAGGAAAATATTAAGCACCTTGACGCTTGTATCACGAGACTTCGCGTCACGGTCAACGACCAGAAGAAAGTGGATAAGGCCCGACTGAAACAGCTTGGCGCATCAGGCGTTCTTGAAGTCGGAAACAATATTCAAGCCATTTTCGGCCCGCGCTCTGACGGTTTAAAAACTCAGATGCAGGATATTATCGCGGGACGCACGCCGCGCCCGGAACCGAAAGTATCCGCACAAGAAGAAGTCAGCCAGCAGGTTGAAGAGGTTATCGCGGAGCCGCTCCGAAATGAGCAGGGTGAAGAAGTGTTCGCTTCTCCGATCACCGGCGAAATCCATCCGATTACGGATGTGCCTGACCAAGTGTTCTCAGGAAAAATGATGGGTGACGGTTTTGCGATTCTTCCTGAAGAAGGAATTGTCGTATCGCCAGTCCGCGGAAAAGTGTTGAATGTTTTCCCGACAAAACATGCGATCGGCCTTCAGTCTGACGGCGGAAGAGAGATCCTGATTCATTTCGGTATCGACACAGTCAGCCTGAAAGGTGAAGGATTCACTTCATTTGTTTCTGAAGGTGACCGGGTTGAACCGGGTCAAAAGCTGCTTGAAGTTGATCTTGAAGCGGTTAAACCTCATGTTCCTTCATTAATGACACCGATTGTCTTTACAAACCTTGCCGAGGGCGAAACGATTTCCCTTTCAGCCGAAGGTACTGTAAAACGGGAACAAAAAGATATTGTGAAAATCGGAAAATAA
- a CDS encoding LacI family DNA-binding transcriptional regulator: MATIRDIAGAAGVSVTTVSRVLNNHPYVSEDKRERVKKAMQSLGYRRNIHAVHLSKGFSDMIGVVLPSVNLPYFADLVAGIAEAAEASGVHLSLYQTDYQQQKERFALSQLQERQVDGLIICSKAIPDEHLLSVQEPLILCQHTDTAGLSSISNPHREAFRHGLDYLIEKGHRKIAISLARKKGKNSQVRIAAYKEALKKIGQPYREELVVEKALTLLDGKALFHRWQSWDDKPTALFAANDQVSAGLYLEAKANGTRIPEELAILSIDNHDISRMLGISTIDIQTKEMGKQAFHMLENRISGEPPSRKVLDYRLIERSSV, encoded by the coding sequence ATGGCCACGATCAGAGACATTGCCGGCGCTGCCGGGGTCTCCGTTACAACCGTATCAAGAGTATTAAACAATCATCCGTATGTAAGTGAAGACAAAAGAGAAAGAGTGAAAAAAGCGATGCAATCGCTCGGATACAGGCGCAACATTCATGCTGTGCATTTATCCAAAGGTTTTTCCGATATGATCGGCGTTGTGCTTCCGTCGGTGAATCTTCCGTATTTTGCAGACCTTGTCGCAGGTATTGCTGAGGCTGCCGAAGCGTCAGGCGTGCATCTTTCTTTATACCAGACAGATTATCAGCAGCAAAAAGAACGCTTTGCCTTATCACAATTACAGGAGCGCCAAGTGGACGGCCTGATTATCTGCTCCAAAGCAATTCCTGATGAGCATCTGCTTTCCGTGCAAGAACCGCTCATCCTCTGCCAGCATACTGATACGGCGGGGCTTTCCTCAATCAGTAATCCGCACCGGGAAGCATTTCGGCACGGTCTGGATTATCTGATAGAAAAGGGACACCGGAAAATAGCGATCAGCCTGGCGAGAAAAAAGGGGAAAAACAGTCAAGTCCGCATTGCCGCATATAAAGAGGCGCTGAAGAAGATCGGGCAGCCTTACAGGGAAGAGCTGGTTGTGGAAAAGGCGCTGACGCTGCTTGACGGAAAAGCTCTTTTTCATAGATGGCAGAGCTGGGATGACAAACCGACTGCGCTGTTTGCGGCGAATGATCAAGTGTCCGCCGGTCTTTACCTTGAAGCCAAAGCAAACGGGACAAGAATTCCGGAAGAGCTTGCGATTTTGAGCATCGACAATCATGATATCAGCAGGATGCTGGGTATTTCCACAATAGATATACAAACGAAAGAAATGGGAAAGCAGGCTTTTCACATGCTTGAGAATCGGATCAGCGGAGAGCCCCCGTCAAGGAAGGTTCTTGATTACCGGCTTATTGAACGATCATCCGTCTAA